From the Anaerolineales bacterium genome, one window contains:
- a CDS encoding peptidylprolyl isomerase, whose protein sequence is MEIDPAKQYKAVFNTDKGEIVIQLHADKAPKTVNNFVFLARQGYYDGTVFHRVINDFMAQGGDPTGTGMGGPGYQFEDEFHPDLRHSGRGVLSMANAGPGTNGSQFFITHGPTPHLDNRHSVFGQVVEGEDVLMSIPARDPRDSSAPAGQLLSVTIQES, encoded by the coding sequence ATGGAAATCGACCCGGCCAAGCAATACAAGGCCGTTTTCAACACCGACAAAGGTGAGATCGTCATCCAACTGCATGCCGACAAGGCGCCCAAGACGGTCAACAATTTTGTCTTCCTGGCCCGCCAGGGCTATTACGATGGCACCGTCTTCCATCGCGTGATCAACGACTTCATGGCCCAGGGCGGCGACCCCACCGGCACGGGCATGGGCGGCCCGGGCTATCAGTTCGAGGATGAGTTCCACCCGGATCTGCGCCACAGCGGCCGCGGGGTGCTTTCCATGGCGAACGCCGGCCCTGGCACCAACGGCTCGCAGTTCTTCATCACCCACGGCCCCACACCGCATTTGGACAACCGCCACAGCGTGTTTGGCCAAGTGGTCGAGGGCGAAGATGTGCTGATGTCCATCCCCGCCCGCGACCCGCGTGACAGCTCCGCCCCGGCCGGGCAACTGCTGTCCGTGACCATTCAGGAGAGCTAA
- the udk gene encoding uridine kinase, protein MSAAPTPLVIGIAGGSGSGKSTVSQSILQRAGPELVAYIQHDSYYKDLGDLPPTQRAAINFDHPNSLETEMMVEHVTQLRAGNSIEVPSYDFTTHRRKPETQRLDPRPIILVEGILLFTDPNMRELCDLKLFVDTDADIRFIRRLQRDIEERGRTTESVIKQYQATVRPMHLEFVEPSKRYADLIIPEGGYNQVAMDVFMARIQAKVREYQTHSPKG, encoded by the coding sequence ATGTCCGCCGCTCCCACTCCCCTCGTCATCGGCATTGCTGGCGGCAGCGGTTCCGGCAAAAGCACGGTTTCACAAAGCATCTTGCAGCGCGCCGGCCCGGAATTGGTGGCCTACATCCAACACGATTCGTACTACAAAGACCTGGGTGACCTGCCCCCTACCCAACGCGCAGCAATCAACTTCGACCATCCCAATTCACTGGAAACCGAGATGATGGTCGAGCATGTCACCCAATTGCGCGCCGGTAATTCCATAGAAGTCCCGTCCTACGACTTCACTACTCATAGGCGCAAGCCGGAAACCCAGCGACTGGACCCGCGCCCCATCATTCTGGTGGAGGGTATCCTGCTCTTCACCGACCCGAACATGCGCGAGTTATGCGACCTCAAGCTGTTTGTGGATACGGACGCCGACATCCGCTTCATCCGCCGTTTGCAGCGTGATATTGAAGAGCGCGGCCGCACCACCGAATCGGTCATCAAGCAATACCAGGCCACGGTACGCCCCATGCACCTGGAATTTGTAGAGCCTTCCAAACGTTACGCCGACCTGATCATTCCCGAAGGCGGCTACAATCAAGTCGCCATGGACGTATTCATGGCCCGTATTCAGGCCAAGGTACGTGAATACCAAACCCACTCGCCGAAAGGATAA
- a CDS encoding glycosyltransferase produces MKICMLSYHTSPLAVLGGKHSGGMNVYVRELSTHLAALGHEVDVFTRGSRFEEQRFAPRARLLSLPAGPASEVEKNRLADYIPEFAENLLAFAGEQDRRYDVIHAHYWMSGLVGAQLKAAWGVPMALMFHTLGLVKNRITALGERESDARIRGERRALAAADQVVAATPAEQAELQWLYEVRSAQIGVIPPGVDLQHFQPMDKAAARRRLSAAQDEALLLFVGRIEALKGIDTLIRAAHLLAAEGPACTYFRVWIVGGDVEEDLELMGSEMSRLRSLARELGVQDQIEFLGSRSQEDLPSYYAAADVVVMPSYSESFGMVALEAMACGRPVVASRVGGLAYLVHDGITGFHVREGHSMELASRLAELLNEPPLLARLGQAARREAEDYSWQAMAQRIEELYRRMRAEQSA; encoded by the coding sequence TTGAAAATTTGTATGCTTTCGTATCACACCAGCCCGCTGGCCGTCTTGGGCGGCAAACACAGTGGGGGCATGAATGTGTATGTGCGCGAACTGAGCACGCATCTGGCGGCGCTAGGGCATGAAGTGGATGTGTTCACGCGTGGCAGCCGGTTCGAAGAACAGCGCTTCGCCCCGAGGGCCAGGCTGCTGAGCCTGCCGGCTGGCCCGGCAAGCGAAGTCGAAAAGAATCGGCTGGCGGACTACATCCCCGAGTTTGCTGAGAACCTGCTGGCCTTTGCGGGTGAGCAGGACCGCCGCTACGATGTGATCCACGCGCATTACTGGATGTCTGGCTTAGTGGGCGCACAGCTGAAGGCGGCCTGGGGCGTACCTATGGCGCTGATGTTCCACACGCTGGGCCTGGTGAAAAATCGCATCACCGCCTTGGGCGAACGCGAGAGCGACGCGCGCATTCGCGGCGAGCGCCGGGCGCTGGCGGCCGCCGACCAGGTTGTGGCGGCCACGCCGGCCGAGCAGGCAGAGCTGCAATGGCTGTATGAGGTGCGCAGCGCCCAGATCGGCGTGATCCCTCCGGGTGTGGATTTGCAGCACTTCCAGCCGATGGACAAGGCCGCCGCCCGCCGCCGGTTGAGCGCCGCCCAGGACGAAGCGCTGCTGCTGTTTGTGGGCCGCATCGAGGCGCTCAAAGGCATTGACACCTTGATCCGCGCCGCGCATCTATTGGCTGCCGAAGGTCCGGCGTGCACGTATTTCCGGGTCTGGATCGTGGGCGGGGACGTGGAAGAAGACCTGGAATTGATGGGCAGCGAGATGTCGCGGCTGCGCAGCCTGGCGCGTGAGCTGGGCGTGCAAGACCAGATCGAATTTCTCGGGAGCCGCAGCCAGGAGGACCTACCCAGCTATTACGCTGCGGCGGATGTGGTGGTGATGCCGTCTTACTCCGAGTCGTTTGGCATGGTGGCGCTGGAGGCGATGGCCTGCGGTCGCCCGGTAGTGGCCAGCCGGGTGGGCGGCCTGGCTTACCTGGTGCACGACGGCATCACAGGCTTTCATGTGCGCGAAGGGCACAGCATGGAACTGGCCAGCCGGCTGGCCGAGCTGCTAAACGAACCGCCGCTGCTGGCCCGTCTGGGGCAGGCGGCCCGGCGGGAAGCCGAAGACTACTCGTGGCAGGCGATGGCCCAGCGGATCGAGGAGCTATACCGCCGCATGCGGGCAGAACAGTCTGCTTAG
- a CDS encoding peptidoglycan DD-metalloendopeptidase family protein: protein MTETNQPTPQSEQDSSSQTPASRIDALLARLTGNRIPLTWARYGGIAVLLVFALVIVGLMRNFTSGMQQLRQEELRATAQAMADAQIEAVTGGEASALMPSLGGASSPFNLGIHRRTQPDTIIPSRARIDIQTYTVAQGDSLFAIAERFGVKAESILWFNFSVLQDNPNFVEIGQELRIPPVDGVLHVYRTGENIESIIDQYSYSTDPSVEDVLDWPGNRLDPYETDPNNPGLADGALLVIPNGSRELRDWGPPAISRDNPAVAAYYGPGACGAIGAGAIGTGSFVWPTSVRQLSGYDYNPPLHPAIDIAGAEGNPIYATDGGVVVYAGWSNTGYGNLLVIDHGTGWQSAYAHMNSVAVTCGQNVGQGEYVGTLGSTGNSSGPHLHFELLSFSFGKVNPWSFLQ, encoded by the coding sequence ATGACGGAAACAAACCAGCCCACTCCCCAATCCGAGCAAGACAGTTCCTCACAGACTCCCGCCAGCCGAATTGACGCCCTGCTGGCCCGGCTGACCGGGAACCGCATTCCCCTGACATGGGCGCGCTATGGCGGCATTGCCGTCTTGCTGGTCTTCGCCCTGGTGATCGTGGGGTTGATGCGCAACTTCACATCAGGCATGCAGCAACTGCGACAGGAAGAGCTGCGCGCCACGGCGCAGGCGATGGCTGACGCACAAATTGAGGCCGTCACCGGCGGCGAAGCCAGCGCACTGATGCCCTCGCTCGGCGGGGCCAGTTCCCCCTTCAACCTGGGCATCCACCGCCGAACCCAGCCAGACACGATCATCCCCAGCCGGGCGCGTATCGATATTCAAACGTATACCGTGGCGCAGGGCGACTCACTCTTCGCTATTGCGGAGCGCTTTGGCGTAAAAGCCGAGAGCATTCTGTGGTTCAACTTCAGCGTGCTGCAAGACAACCCCAACTTTGTGGAAATTGGGCAGGAACTGCGCATCCCCCCTGTAGATGGCGTGCTGCACGTCTACCGTACTGGGGAAAACATCGAGTCGATCATTGACCAGTACAGTTACAGCACCGACCCCAGTGTAGAGGACGTGCTGGACTGGCCGGGCAACCGCCTGGACCCCTACGAGACCGACCCCAATAACCCCGGCCTGGCCGATGGAGCTCTGCTGGTGATCCCCAACGGCTCACGCGAACTGCGTGACTGGGGCCCGCCAGCCATCAGCCGCGACAACCCGGCCGTGGCCGCTTACTACGGCCCCGGCGCCTGCGGCGCCATCGGCGCCGGCGCGATCGGCACGGGCTCCTTCGTCTGGCCTACCTCCGTGCGCCAGCTCTCCGGCTACGACTACAACCCACCCCTGCACCCGGCCATCGACATCGCCGGCGCTGAGGGCAACCCGATCTATGCCACCGACGGCGGCGTAGTGGTGTACGCCGGTTGGAGTAACACCGGCTACGGCAACCTGCTGGTGATCGACCACGGCACTGGCTGGCAGTCGGCCTACGCCCATATGAATTCCGTGGCCGTGACCTGTGGCCAGAACGTGGGCCAGGGCGAATATGTGGGCACCCTGGGCAGCACCGGCAACTCCTCCGGCCCTCACTTGCATTTCGAATTGCTCAGCTTTAGCTTCGGTAAAGTCAACCCCTGGAGCTTCCTCCAGTAA
- a CDS encoding extracellular solute-binding protein codes for MFKKPFGGLLALCVLLAACAPLAARPTSGTEPVSTIQAAEQATPQGTSTNSSGATVLTVWLPPRFDPNAGTLAANMLQDRLDEFSSQNQQIRLEVRVKAQEGQGRLLDALLAAKAAAPLAQPDVVLLPHNQLGEAVSNQALLPLMSLTGSLDTEDWYPFAAQMGKVDGQTYALPFAADALIMVYRPAAIEQIPKTWDDLLGGQYALGFSAADPRANFAWHQILSLPGVDPTDSQEIRSEDLLSMVDFLANGSERGLFPFWLTQYETSEQSWGAFNEGRVPALATWSSLAFDSRNVDIHATPLPTADGRDFAVLRGWVWAISTAQTDHLDPATKLIDFLTQPEFMAQWTAAAGLLPPRQSSLAAWSPDARQVLASQIVHNAVALPQLRATDSLGSALSQATVGLLKQELTPGEAMALLEEELSEP; via the coding sequence ATGTTCAAGAAGCCATTCGGCGGCCTGTTGGCCTTGTGCGTGTTGCTGGCCGCCTGCGCCCCGTTAGCTGCCCGGCCGACCTCCGGCACTGAGCCCGTCTCAACCATACAGGCGGCGGAGCAGGCCACACCGCAGGGCACCTCCACCAACTCTTCCGGCGCCACAGTGCTGACCGTGTGGCTGCCACCGCGCTTTGACCCCAACGCCGGCACTCTGGCCGCCAACATGCTGCAAGACCGGCTGGACGAGTTCAGCAGCCAGAACCAGCAGATTCGGCTGGAAGTGCGCGTTAAAGCCCAGGAGGGCCAGGGCCGCCTGCTGGATGCGCTGCTGGCCGCCAAGGCCGCCGCGCCGCTGGCCCAACCCGACGTAGTATTGCTGCCACACAACCAGCTGGGCGAAGCGGTGTCCAACCAAGCCTTGCTGCCTCTGATGTCGCTGACAGGCAGCCTGGATACGGAGGACTGGTATCCTTTTGCCGCCCAGATGGGCAAAGTGGATGGGCAAACCTATGCCCTGCCCTTTGCAGCAGACGCCCTAATCATGGTCTATCGCCCGGCGGCCATTGAGCAGATCCCCAAGACTTGGGATGACCTGCTGGGCGGCCAATACGCACTGGGCTTCTCAGCGGCTGACCCGCGGGCCAATTTTGCCTGGCATCAAATCCTTTCACTACCCGGTGTCGATCCAACCGACAGCCAAGAGATCCGCTCAGAAGACCTGCTCAGCATGGTGGACTTCCTAGCCAACGGTAGTGAACGCGGCTTGTTTCCCTTCTGGCTGACGCAATACGAGACTTCCGAACAGAGCTGGGGCGCATTTAATGAAGGCCGCGTCCCGGCGTTGGCGACTTGGAGCAGCTTGGCCTTTGACAGCCGCAATGTGGACATCCACGCCACTCCCTTGCCCACAGCAGACGGCCGTGACTTTGCTGTCCTGCGCGGCTGGGTCTGGGCTATCTCCACCGCGCAGACCGACCATTTGGACCCGGCCACCAAGCTGATCGACTTCCTCACTCAGCCGGAGTTCATGGCCCAATGGACGGCCGCCGCAGGCCTGCTGCCGCCGCGGCAAAGCTCGCTGGCCGCCTGGTCGCCCGACGCACGCCAGGTGCTGGCCAGCCAGATCGTGCACAACGCCGTGGCCCTGCCGCAGCTGAGGGCGACAGACTCCTTGGGGAGCGCCCTGAGCCAGGCCACTGTGGGTTTGCTCAAGCAGGAACTCACTCCAGGAGAAGCCATGGCTTTGCTGGAAGAAGAACTTTCCGAGCCTTAA
- the greA gene encoding transcription elongation factor GreA, whose product MSTEYLTKDGFKKLQDELDHLRDVRRKEIAERLREAAENSLGEFVEDPEFEAAKNEQSFVEGRIKELEIILANATLIEERKGKAKSELVEIGSRVTVQQGRHKPEEYLIVGAAEANPREGKISHESPLGRALLGKKVGDKADIQAPSGEFSVKIVNLE is encoded by the coding sequence ATGTCAACAGAGTATCTAACCAAAGACGGCTTTAAGAAGCTGCAAGATGAGCTCGATCACCTGCGGGATGTACGTCGTAAGGAGATCGCCGAGCGTTTGCGTGAGGCCGCCGAAAACAGCCTGGGCGAGTTTGTGGAGGACCCCGAGTTCGAGGCCGCCAAGAATGAGCAATCCTTTGTCGAAGGACGCATTAAGGAGCTGGAGATCATTCTGGCCAATGCGACCTTGATCGAAGAGCGCAAGGGCAAAGCCAAAAGCGAACTGGTGGAGATCGGCTCACGCGTGACTGTGCAGCAAGGTCGCCACAAACCCGAAGAGTACCTGATCGTCGGCGCGGCGGAAGCCAACCCGCGCGAAGGCAAGATTTCCCACGAATCCCCGCTGGGCCGTGCCCTGCTGGGCAAAAAAGTGGGCGACAAAGCCGATATCCAAGCCCCCTCAGGTGAGTTTTCTGTCAAGATCGTGAACCTCGAGTAA
- the lysS gene encoding lysine--tRNA ligase — MLHEGQPMTDQQYSEIERTRLNKLAALQQQGLDPFPARVQRSHTTQQALAVFEASESQADAAPVQAALVGRIRSIRQMGKLIFAHIEDGYGRLQLFLRADTLGAEQMDAFREYYDLGDYVQASGELFRTRAGEVSLNVVAFHMIAKAITPLPAAKDEVVDGEVVRHATLSDPETRFRQRYADLAVNPQVREVFRLRAAITRALREFLDSHDFLEVETPVLQPVYGGAAARPFVTEHNQLKQDLYLRISFELYLKRLLVGGFERVYEIGRDFRNEGVSRKHNPEFTMLEFYMAYADYQRVMEFTEEMLRFTAQQVLGGTKLSYQGHEIDLGREWPRITIADAVRQYAGIDLDQHPDAASLAQAMLAKQYYVSPNANRGKLIESLVGDHVEPHLIQPSFLYDYPREISPLAKSSPGDPQTVERFEGYVAGFELCNAFSELNDPLDQLARFEEMGRTMGDEDEDRHPLDEDYLRAMRYGMPPNGGFGMGIDRLTMLFTDQPNIREVILFPHLRKREE, encoded by the coding sequence ATGCTTCACGAAGGACAACCAATGACTGACCAACAGTATTCTGAAATTGAACGTACCCGCCTGAACAAGCTGGCGGCATTGCAGCAGCAAGGCCTGGACCCCTTCCCGGCGCGTGTGCAGCGCAGCCACACCACGCAGCAAGCTCTGGCGGTCTTTGAAGCCAGTGAAAGCCAGGCTGATGCCGCGCCGGTTCAGGCCGCGCTGGTGGGCCGCATCCGTTCCATCCGCCAGATGGGCAAGCTGATCTTCGCCCATATCGAGGATGGCTACGGCCGCCTGCAGCTCTTCCTGCGTGCCGACACGCTCGGCGCGGAGCAAATGGACGCCTTTCGGGAATACTATGACCTGGGCGACTACGTGCAAGCCAGTGGAGAGCTGTTCCGCACTCGGGCAGGTGAAGTCAGTCTGAATGTGGTTGCCTTCCACATGATCGCCAAGGCGATCACCCCGCTGCCGGCCGCCAAGGACGAAGTCGTAGACGGCGAAGTCGTGCGGCATGCCACGCTCTCCGACCCGGAGACGCGCTTCCGCCAGCGCTACGCCGACCTGGCGGTCAACCCGCAGGTACGCGAGGTCTTTCGCCTGCGCGCCGCCATCACTCGGGCGCTGCGCGAGTTCCTGGACAGCCATGACTTTTTGGAAGTCGAGACCCCGGTGCTGCAGCCGGTATATGGCGGCGCGGCTGCCCGGCCGTTTGTCACTGAGCACAACCAGCTCAAGCAGGATCTCTACCTGCGGATTTCATTTGAGCTTTACCTCAAGCGCCTGCTGGTTGGTGGCTTTGAGCGCGTCTACGAGATCGGCCGCGACTTCCGCAACGAAGGCGTAAGCCGCAAGCACAACCCTGAATTCACGATGCTGGAGTTTTATATGGCTTACGCCGACTACCAGCGCGTGATGGAGTTCACAGAGGAGATGCTGCGCTTCACGGCCCAGCAGGTTCTGGGCGGCACCAAGCTGAGCTATCAGGGTCACGAGATCGACCTGGGCCGGGAGTGGCCGCGCATCACGATTGCCGATGCCGTGCGTCAATACGCCGGCATTGACCTGGACCAGCACCCGGACGCGGCCAGCCTGGCGCAGGCCATGCTGGCCAAGCAATACTACGTCTCGCCCAACGCCAACCGCGGCAAGCTGATCGAGAGCCTGGTGGGCGACCATGTGGAGCCCCACCTGATCCAGCCCAGCTTTTTGTACGATTACCCGCGCGAGATCTCACCGCTGGCCAAGAGCAGCCCGGGTGACCCGCAAACCGTGGAGCGCTTTGAGGGCTATGTAGCTGGTTTTGAGTTGTGCAATGCCTTTAGCGAACTCAATGACCCGCTGGATCAGCTGGCCCGCTTTGAGGAGATGGGCCGTACCATGGGCGATGAAGATGAAGACCGCCACCCGCTGGACGAAGATTACCTGCGCGCCATGCGCTACGGCATGCCGCCCAACGGCGGTTTCGGCATGGGCATCGACCGGCTCACCATGCTGTTCACCGACCAGCCCAACATTCGCGAAGTAATCTTGTTCCCGCATCTAAGGAAGCGGGAAGAATAA